TCGTCTGCCTGCTTTTCGCCGCGTTTGCCCATGCTCAGGAAAAAGACGACCCGGCGCGGGAGGCTCAAATTAAGCAGCAGGTACTCAAAGATGTAAAAAAAGCCTGTACGCCCCAGAAAAAACAGAGCGATAAAGCCTGGCAGGCCATGATTTTATCGTCCGAGGCTAATCAGCTGCTGATCAAAAACGCCATCACCGCCGTGAAGCGTGA
This region of Enterobacter cloacae complex sp. R_G8 genomic DNA includes:
- a CDS encoding YicS family protein, giving the protein MKSAHLVCLLVCLLFAAFAHAQEKDDPAREAQIKQQVLKDVKKACTPQKKQSDKAWQAMILSSEANQLLIKNAITAVKRDNLEAYWDAVSQVDCMEDY